Proteins from a single region of Chryseobacterium sp. T16E-39:
- a CDS encoding RagB/SusD family nutrient uptake outer membrane protein, whose product MKTIQYFIAALSIGFVMTSCANDLNTVPDGDISGEQLNNDQSSPEKILGGIYLDLRSNGAGGTTLHSDFGIMAIKAGSDLMSNDVIQMKNQHLGMFYNYDATNASNSASEFVWTTFYARIFIINKLLGDLNKSGNTSNKAIKGQLLALRAYSYFYLIRFYANDYKGHQSEPGVPLVLTSNNQSQGLPRASISDVYKQIASDIEESIILLDSYARPTRAQIDQRTAKAIAAEVYLETGDYVKAGKYAEESKQGIALMTENDYTTTGFSNINNPEVLWGFHNTTSTMSIGNSYASFFSMFDNTNKGYAGAAGIYKLIDKRLYEAIPQTDYRKKVFNGAQSTAYTFNGETRNYPAYVSWKFKDPSFFEGDYIYIRASSLYYIQAEALARQGREAEARQVLYEITSKRNTAYTLSTQTGNGLINEIILQKRIELWGEGYDWFDMKRLNVPLERIYPGTNHTFGRFNLSPDKFKFQIPNKEINNNPQITQND is encoded by the coding sequence ATGAAAACAATACAATACTTTATAGCAGCCCTGTCAATAGGCTTTGTGATGACAAGTTGTGCTAATGATCTCAATACAGTCCCGGACGGAGATATATCCGGTGAACAATTAAATAATGACCAGTCATCCCCAGAGAAAATACTAGGTGGAATATATCTTGACCTCCGCAGTAATGGAGCTGGAGGTACTACCTTGCATTCTGACTTTGGGATCATGGCCATAAAAGCGGGATCTGACCTGATGTCAAACGATGTTATCCAGATGAAAAATCAGCATTTAGGAATGTTTTATAACTATGATGCAACGAATGCCAGTAATTCTGCATCAGAATTTGTATGGACTACTTTTTATGCGAGAATATTTATCATTAATAAGCTTCTGGGCGATCTAAATAAAAGTGGAAATACCAGTAATAAAGCGATTAAAGGACAGCTACTTGCTTTGAGAGCCTATTCCTATTTTTACCTGATCCGTTTCTATGCCAACGACTACAAAGGCCATCAATCTGAACCGGGGGTGCCTTTAGTCTTGACAAGCAATAATCAGAGTCAGGGACTTCCCAGAGCTAGTATATCTGATGTATACAAACAGATTGCCAGTGATATTGAAGAATCTATTATACTTCTGGACAGCTATGCACGTCCCACCAGAGCGCAGATCGATCAGAGAACAGCAAAAGCTATTGCTGCAGAAGTCTATCTGGAAACAGGTGATTATGTGAAAGCCGGTAAATATGCGGAAGAAAGCAAACAGGGAATTGCACTGATGACTGAAAACGATTATACTACAACAGGATTCTCTAATATCAACAATCCTGAAGTATTATGGGGTTTCCACAATACAACTTCTACCATGAGTATTGGAAATTCCTATGCTTCTTTCTTCTCTATGTTTGACAATACCAATAAAGGATATGCTGGTGCAGCAGGGATCTACAAGCTAATAGACAAGCGGCTTTACGAAGCTATTCCTCAGACTGACTATCGTAAAAAAGTATTCAATGGAGCACAAAGCACAGCCTATACCTTTAATGGAGAAACAAGAAATTATCCTGCATATGTAAGCTGGAAATTTAAAGATCCAAGCTTTTTTGAAGGCGATTACATTTACATCAGAGCCTCATCGCTTTATTATATACAAGCAGAGGCATTGGCCAGACAGGGAAGGGAAGCAGAAGCCAGACAGGTTTTATATGAAATTACTTCAAAAAGAAACACTGCATACACTTTGTCTACCCAAACCGGAAATGGGCTGATCAATGAAATTATCCTGCAAAAAAGAATAGAGCTTTGGGGCGAAGGTTATGACTGGTTCGACATGAAAAGATTGAACGTTCCTTTGGAAAGAATATATCCGGGAACCAACCATACGTTTGGAAGATTCAATCTGTCACCAGATAAATTCAAGTTTCAAATCCCTAATAAGGAAATCAATAACAACCCACAGATCACACAGAACGATTAA
- a CDS encoding phosphatase PAP2 family protein, producing MKFISFLEANKKLLLKATLISLVVIFILLSLFVTFISPEYLDLHISKEIQENQTQNLDTLMIGISWLGRTPVSVVMVFLTSLVFVLFKYKKEALFILSTLLSGIVGLILKILINRPRPSQDLVVLLEKTQYQSFPSGHVLFYTTFFGALILIFLHMSKIKYSIRILLITLCLLMIFFGAFSRIYLGAHWFTDVLGGFIVGIICLFAIGSVYVKNIKVV from the coding sequence ATGAAATTCATCTCATTTTTGGAAGCCAATAAAAAGCTTTTACTTAAGGCGACACTCATTAGCCTTGTTGTTATCTTTATCCTGTTGAGCCTTTTTGTTACTTTTATTTCTCCGGAGTATCTGGATCTTCATATTTCCAAGGAGATTCAGGAGAATCAAACTCAGAACCTCGATACACTGATGATAGGAATCAGCTGGTTGGGAAGAACGCCTGTATCTGTTGTAATGGTTTTCTTAACCTCACTTGTTTTTGTGTTATTTAAGTATAAAAAAGAAGCCCTATTTATTTTGTCTACATTACTCTCCGGCATCGTTGGATTGATTTTGAAGATACTCATCAACAGACCTCGTCCTTCTCAGGATCTGGTGGTTCTTTTAGAAAAAACACAATACCAAAGTTTCCCGAGTGGACATGTTTTATTTTACACTACTTTTTTCGGGGCACTGATTCTTATTTTTCTTCACATGAGCAAAATAAAGTATAGCATTAGAATACTGCTTATAACGTTGTGCCTTTTAATGATCTTTTTTGGAGCATTTTCCCGTATCTATTTAGGTGCTCATTGGTTTACGGATGTTCTGGGAGGATTTATTGTAGGAATAATATGTCTGTTTGCCATAGGATCGGTATATGTGAAAAATATAAAAGTCGTATAA
- a CDS encoding MgtC/SapB family protein, whose translation MLNYTLPNQEIAIRLLVAAVFGGLVGWDRQRKEGVAGLRTHMLVCVGSSLIMIVSAFGFNDIMGKPSIVLDPSRMAAQVISGIGFLGAGTILFLRPQVITGLTTAAGLWAVAGIGLAIGGGLYFPAFIATLIILIILALLKPFEKRFFKSTRGKTMVLSYNSKLVSLAQIESIFTKYELVASEIFIHTNKNHTSDELKITFDYNSAPSKILSALDEFKTIEGIQEINSHI comes from the coding sequence ATGCTTAATTATACCTTACCTAATCAGGAGATAGCTATCCGCCTGCTTGTTGCTGCTGTATTTGGTGGTCTTGTTGGTTGGGACAGACAGCGAAAAGAAGGAGTGGCAGGCTTAAGAACTCATATGTTAGTTTGTGTAGGTTCATCTTTAATTATGATTGTTTCTGCCTTTGGTTTTAATGATATTATGGGGAAACCCTCAATTGTTCTTGATCCTTCCAGAATGGCAGCTCAGGTGATCAGTGGAATTGGTTTTTTAGGTGCCGGTACGATTCTTTTTTTAAGGCCTCAGGTTATAACCGGGCTTACCACTGCTGCTGGTTTATGGGCTGTTGCCGGTATAGGATTAGCTATTGGTGGAGGTTTATATTTTCCAGCTTTTATTGCAACACTGATTATCCTCATTATTCTGGCTCTTCTTAAACCATTTGAAAAAAGATTTTTTAAAAGCACCAGGGGCAAGACCATGGTATTATCTTATAATTCTAAGTTGGTCAGTTTAGCACAAATTGAAAGTATATTTACTAAATATGAATTGGTAGCCAGTGAAATATTTATTCACACAAATAAGAACCATACCTCCGATGAACTGAAAATAACTTTTGATTATAATTCAGCTCCCTCTAAAATATTGTCTGCACTGGATGAATTTAAAACAATTGAAGGCATTCAGGAAATCAATTCCCATATTTAG
- a CDS encoding MFS transporter, with product MEIDKKIKKAKTATQLIFLVCGLGIASWAPMVPLAKDRLGLDEADLGLLLLLLGGGALLMMPLSGMMINKVGSRKVIAASVLLSALLLPWLLIISDVYIMGAVLFAFGCSIGTIDVAMNAHGVQVQNEYGKPIMSSLHGLFSVGGLFGSLGLGFLMKLGLNPIYAAVSISLLLVFLLVIQFRFLFDYETERKSIITFSHVDPVNKNTSRFQWLDSRVMVLGIMCFIVFLSEGAMLDWSAVFLRDDKGVEYEFSGIGYAAFSVAMAVMRLSGDSLISKLNSRIVVIGGSIIASIGVIILTFSPWIPLSLIGFILLGVGAANIVPVFFSEGGRISGISSTVAIPAITTIGYAGSLAGPALLGFIAHHFSLTVAFEIIALLFIVVAIIYKFRNNPSSC from the coding sequence ATGGAGATTGACAAAAAAATAAAGAAGGCAAAAACAGCCACTCAACTTATATTTCTTGTTTGTGGATTGGGAATAGCAAGTTGGGCCCCTATGGTTCCGCTTGCCAAAGACAGATTAGGATTAGATGAAGCTGATTTAGGTTTATTACTTCTCTTATTAGGTGGCGGGGCATTGTTGATGATGCCATTATCGGGAATGATGATCAATAAAGTGGGGAGCCGGAAAGTAATTGCCGCAAGTGTTTTACTGAGTGCTTTGCTTCTTCCCTGGTTATTGATTATATCTGATGTTTACATCATGGGTGCTGTTCTTTTTGCATTCGGATGCAGCATAGGAACCATTGATGTTGCCATGAATGCTCATGGGGTACAGGTACAGAATGAATATGGAAAACCTATTATGTCCTCTTTGCATGGACTTTTTAGTGTAGGTGGACTATTCGGCTCTTTGGGGTTGGGATTTTTGATGAAGTTAGGATTAAATCCTATTTATGCTGCAGTGAGTATATCCCTTTTACTTGTTTTTCTTTTGGTCATTCAGTTTCGTTTTCTATTCGATTATGAAACAGAAAGAAAGAGTATTATTACCTTTTCCCATGTTGATCCTGTAAATAAAAATACTTCTCGTTTTCAATGGCTCGACTCCCGGGTCATGGTTTTAGGGATTATGTGTTTTATCGTTTTCCTCTCCGAAGGAGCCATGCTGGATTGGAGTGCTGTATTTCTAAGGGATGATAAAGGAGTTGAATACGAATTTTCAGGAATAGGATACGCGGCCTTCTCTGTAGCAATGGCTGTAATGAGATTATCAGGAGATTCTTTGATCAGTAAATTAAACAGCAGGATCGTAGTTATTGGCGGAAGTATTATTGCTTCCATCGGTGTTATTATTTTAACATTCAGTCCATGGATTCCTTTATCCCTTATAGGGTTTATACTGCTTGGAGTAGGAGCAGCGAATATCGTTCCTGTATTTTTCAGTGAAGGAGGAAGGATTTCCGGAATTTCTTCAACCGTTGCCATTCCCGCAATTACGACAATAGGTTATGCAGGATCATTGGCAGGGCCGGCTTTATTAGGTTTTATTGCCCATCATTTCTCTTTGACTGTTGCATTCGAAATCATAGCTTTGCTGTTTATAGTGGTCGCTATTATCTATAAATTCAGAAATAATCCATCATCATGTTAA
- a CDS encoding DeoR/GlpR family DNA-binding transcription regulator: protein MLKEERFEVILTQLKQKNKVKFEDLADDLNVSEDTIRRDIDHLHRNGLLSKVRGGAILREKDPLSFHDRQSFLADEKNVIALKVQQFIKDGMTVFMDGGTTTCAVANYMPKDISIRIITNNTSLIPILSNFKRVELVILGGIYDDNLAVTTGNTTCNEASQFIADLFIMGTCAIDANFGASATSITDVETKRTMIKSSKKTIALANQSKLRRTEPLKICDIADLDVLITDLSADDGELEDFRGLNVQIV from the coding sequence ATGTTAAAAGAAGAGCGTTTTGAGGTCATATTGACTCAGCTAAAGCAAAAGAATAAAGTAAAGTTTGAAGACTTAGCTGATGATCTTAATGTCTCTGAAGATACCATAAGGAGGGATATAGATCACCTTCACCGCAATGGACTTTTATCTAAGGTTCGTGGTGGTGCAATCTTAAGAGAAAAAGATCCGCTTTCCTTCCACGACAGACAATCTTTCTTAGCTGATGAGAAAAATGTAATTGCTTTGAAAGTCCAACAATTTATAAAAGATGGAATGACCGTATTTATGGATGGCGGAACCACCACCTGTGCAGTGGCCAATTACATGCCTAAGGATATTAGCATCCGTATCATTACTAATAATACCTCACTTATTCCCATACTGAGTAATTTCAAAAGGGTAGAGTTGGTTATTTTAGGTGGAATATATGATGATAATTTAGCCGTTACCACAGGAAACACAACCTGTAATGAAGCCTCTCAGTTCATTGCAGATCTTTTTATTATGGGAACCTGTGCTATAGACGCCAATTTTGGTGCATCAGCAACATCCATTACCGATGTTGAAACTAAAAGAACGATGATCAAATCTTCGAAAAAAACCATTGCACTGGCCAATCAAAGTAAGCTCCGACGTACAGAGCCTCTTAAGATTTGTGATATTGCAGATCTTGATGTATTGATTACGGATTTATCGGCGGATGATGGAGAATTGGAGGATTTCAGAGGGTTGAATGTGCAGATTGTCTAG
- a CDS encoding succinate dehydrogenase cytochrome b subunit produces the protein MAYQTKTLVTTSIGRKIVMALSGLFLISFLIVHASINALIFYNDNGETFGIGAHFMATNPIIRTIEVFLVIGFIIHIIQGYRLWYRNKKARPIGYAVNKNLSSVTWYSKSMTLLGTLLLLFLVIHTRNFWIPNRIHQFQFGEELPLYKMMIEKFSNPFEVIIYLIGCSSLAWHLAHGFQSAFRSLGGNPNKFNSLILNFGYAFAVIIPLTLAMMPISIYFGWIK, from the coding sequence ATGGCTTATCAAACAAAAACATTGGTTACCACTTCTATAGGAAGAAAAATTGTAATGGCATTAAGTGGTTTATTCTTAATCAGTTTTCTTATTGTGCACGCTTCGATTAATGCACTTATTTTTTATAATGATAATGGTGAAACATTTGGGATAGGAGCTCATTTTATGGCCACCAATCCAATAATCAGAACAATAGAAGTTTTTTTAGTTATTGGATTTATTATTCATATTATTCAGGGATACAGGCTTTGGTACAGAAATAAAAAAGCGAGGCCAATTGGCTATGCGGTTAATAAAAATCTATCTTCGGTTACATGGTATAGCAAAAGTATGACCTTATTAGGGACATTACTCTTGCTGTTCCTAGTCATTCACACCCGGAATTTTTGGATTCCCAACCGGATCCATCAGTTTCAATTCGGCGAAGAACTTCCACTATATAAAATGATGATTGAAAAATTCAGTAATCCCTTTGAAGTGATCATATACCTTATTGGATGTTCCTCTCTTGCGTGGCATTTAGCACATGGTTTCCAAAGTGCATTCCGTTCTCTGGGTGGTAATCCCAATAAATTCAATTCTCTGATTCTTAATTTTGGTTATGCCTTTGCTGTAATAATACCATTAACACTGGCGATGATGCCTATATCGATTTATTTTGGATGGATAAAGTGA
- a CDS encoding DUF6150 family protein, which yields MPSISIKNFQSKNDLVVYETDVESAADLLVYKTDSKLKALENEAFWYFEKFENSSDRSICFSNSKAAADLSIHYVNDDASARWQGEHPLKGKLKS from the coding sequence ATGCCAAGTATTAGTATTAAAAATTTTCAATCCAAGAATGATCTGGTAGTATATGAAACTGATGTTGAAAGCGCAGCTGATTTACTGGTTTATAAAACAGATTCTAAACTGAAAGCTCTGGAAAATGAAGCTTTCTGGTATTTTGAAAAATTTGAAAACAGTTCAGATCGTTCGATCTGTTTCTCCAACTCTAAAGCAGCAGCTGATTTATCAATTCATTATGTAAATGATGATGCAAGTGCCCGCTGGCAGGGTGAGCATCCGCTGAAAGGTAAATTGAAAAGCTGA
- a CDS encoding AraC family transcriptional regulator: MNKENIDRLVDVEYCKTEKCPVRNLQFSFFQMVYVISGSGFLEINDNKVTYNKGSLIMLTPNDQHYFEISEISEFLFVKFSENYVREYNWKSINCIECLLYHASHLSGCVLKNKPDEVLVKSIVDSLLHNMKHQDLYHEDLTLHYVNALIVIAARNISKMRPVNAAVNSDKRMLSIIGHIQTHIYDPQQLKASVISQKFGLSETYLGSYFKNQCGETIQNYIYNYKMRLIEHRLMFSDMRINEIVSEFGFADESHLNKFFKKRHKISLTEFRKSKHKLKEMV, from the coding sequence ATGAATAAAGAAAATATAGACCGATTGGTAGATGTTGAGTACTGTAAAACGGAAAAATGCCCTGTAAGGAACCTGCAATTTTCTTTTTTTCAGATGGTGTATGTGATTTCAGGATCAGGATTTTTAGAAATAAATGATAATAAAGTAACTTATAATAAAGGAAGTCTGATCATGCTGACGCCTAATGATCAGCATTATTTTGAGATCTCAGAAATCTCAGAATTTTTATTTGTCAAGTTCAGTGAAAATTATGTGCGGGAGTACAACTGGAAAAGCATCAATTGCATAGAATGTCTATTATATCATGCTTCTCATTTATCTGGCTGTGTTTTGAAAAATAAACCGGATGAAGTTTTAGTGAAGTCAATTGTTGATTCGCTTCTGCATAATATGAAACATCAGGATCTTTATCATGAAGATTTAACCCTGCATTATGTAAATGCATTAATTGTGATTGCAGCAAGAAATATATCCAAGATGAGACCTGTGAATGCTGCTGTCAATTCAGATAAGAGGATGCTGTCGATCATTGGCCATATTCAGACCCATATCTATGATCCACAACAGTTAAAAGCTTCTGTGATCAGCCAGAAATTTGGATTGTCCGAAACCTATTTGGGAAGTTATTTTAAAAACCAATGTGGAGAGACCATTCAGAACTATATCTATAATTACAAAATGAGATTAATTGAACACAGGCTTATGTTCAGTGATATGCGGATCAATGAAATTGTGAGTGAATTTGGTTTTGCCGATGAAAGTCATTTAAATAAATTTTTTAAAAAGCGTCACAAAATCAGTTTAACGGAGTTTAGAAAATCCAAACATAAGCTTAAAGAAATGGTTTAA